The genomic region CCTTCCCGCGCATTCTGAAAGTCCCGATGGAAATTGGCGGCTATCAGTTGGAGTCAGGTGCGATCGTGGTGATTTCTATTTATCTCACCCACCAGCGCGAGGATCTGTATCCTCATCCCAAACAATTCATTCCAGAACGGTTTTTAGAACGGCAATTTTCTCCTTACGAGTATTTGCCATTTGGTGGTAGCAATCGCCGCTGTATCGGTGCAGCTTTTGCCTTATTTGAGATGAAATTAGTATTAGCAAATATCCTATCAAATTACGATCTCAAATTAGCTAGTAACCGTCCCGTTAAGCCAACTCGTCGCGGTTTAACAGTTGCTCCGCCAGCTAATATGAAAATGGTCGTGCAACAAAAGTCAAAAGGGAAAAGTCAAAATTCAAAAGTATTGCTGACGAGCGATCGCTAAGCGACTTAAGAGGAAACTCAAAAACTTAAATAATGCATTAACTGAGAAATAATCTGACCTGGAAGGGACAGTCGTTTTTGAAAATCAACTAAATTTTGATAAGCACCAGCCATCTGACGATTTTCTACAACTGCTTGCGCTAATGCCAAATTCATAGTGGGAATTTGGATTAAATCTTCTACTGTCGCTGTATTGGGATTGAGGCGAAGCAGAGGAGAAGTCTCTGCATCGTAGTAACAGAATTTGAGGATTGGTGTCAAGGGTGCGAGGCGTTGTACGGGAACGCTCAAAGCAGCGGCAATATCTTCAATACAATAAAACTGTACCCCAGCATGGCTGAGTTGAACGAGCGATCGCGCTTGATGTATGGAAAGTCCCGGTAGCCTCAACCAGTCATCTACCGTTGCTTGGTTGACATCAATCTGAATTCCTAAAGACACCGCCACAGCAATTTCTTCTAATGATTGCAACCGATAATAGGGATCGTTCAGCAATCTATTGCGGATCGTTTGAATTTGCAGCCAACTGAGCATTGGGGAGTCGGGAGTTGGGAGTCGGGAGTCGGGGTGGTTTATTA from Chroococcidiopsis sp. SAG 2025 harbors:
- a CDS encoding ComEA family DNA-binding protein, which encodes MLSWLQIQTIRNRLLNDPYYRLQSLEEIAVAVSLGIQIDVNQATVDDWLRLPGLSIHQARSLVQLSHAGVQFYCIEDIAAALSVPVQRLAPLTPILKFCYYDAETSPLLRLNPNTATVEDLIQIPTMNLALAQAVVENRQMAGAYQNLVDFQKRLSLPGQIISQLMHYLSF